TTatcagaagaaaggaatagaaatactGCTGGAGATTCTACCTTTCAACTCAGTACTGTACTCAGCAGACAAGAGAGGACATTGAAGAATTCTAACAAATGACTTCTCAAACACTCTTGTGCGAGAAAGAGCCCCTTTAGAACATGCAGGAGGAGTTTCAAATATTCACATCATGACCAGCCTTCCAAATACTACCAATACAATAAGCAGTAAAAGTTGGAGTTTAAGATGTGGGCCATACCGTCTTTTGCCACTCAATGTTTAGAATTGCCATCAATCTACAGAAATGGTGATGGCATCTTAAGAAAGGGAGGCTGAAGCTGAAAAGGAAACCTCATGAAGATATTTCTCTACATCTACAAATCCCCATTTCCTTCCCTTGCTGCAGGGATCTGAATCCCAGTCATACAAAGAGGAAGCTTCCAAGAGACAGTCTTCAAAGGAACGAACAAAACCCGAGCTGGGTTTGGGAAATCTAGAAGGAGATATCCTCACCCAAGAAGAGGAGGTGTCCATAGGTCTCTAACATCACACCCCTGTACAGCTCCCGCTGACTGTGGTTCAAGCATCCCCATTCCTCCTGAGATAATTCTATGGCCACATCCCTGAAGGTCAGGAGTCCCTGAAATAAATACAACAGTCATCCAGTGGCCATTGGCAGTGTTCACAATGGTACCTAAGATGAAAGGGAAATGAATATCATCAGCTAGACTATAAGAACTGACGTTCACCGCCTACCTGCTTGTACCCAATGACTATACTCCCTCATTTTACTTAAcctctttcttctacttctggCAAAACACCCTGTGGACACAGTCTCCTGtcatggaaacagaaaacattcaacaaaatggAAGGACAGCCCCAAGGAAGAGCTTGGGCAGGCCACGTTGAGCTTAACCCCTATGCAGATGGATGATGGAGTGAACTCAGGGAGGACAGTTACCTTGACCTCCTTGTAATAGCGAAATCTCCACCCAAGGGGGAAAACAAATCTTATGTAACACACAGCGAATGTATGGAAGTGTCCTCTTAAGGTACGTGTGCCGCCTTATGCCCAGTTCAGGTAAATGACAAGGCTCCACTTCCTAATTGTCCACCCGAatcttaaataaaaggaaatcatcGCCCACCCCCCTTACTCTGTGAGTCTCTCCTTTGAAGGTTATTCCCTCTGATCTCCTTATTGGCTGAAATCAAGCTTCCTGTGTGTGACAACCCCAGCTGCTACACTATGACTCTATTATATTTCAGGATTAAGACACACAAATTTCTCAACTTTtgtattcttgttttcattttctgaaaatataaggCAGTAAATAAAAGGGTATTTCTGTGACAAGACtgtggaggaaaataaaattttattttggcattttttttgttttgtttttgtcctttatcatgttttgctgttttctttttctctccacctgGTGATGAGACTCTTTCAGTGACACAACTTCAAGGGGACAGATGATTCATTCTCCTCAGGGAAACTCCCACGTTTTATCAACTCTAAAGACAGCTGCCTTAGCCTTCCTAACGCCTACTAAATTCCCAACTGACTAATCTTCACTTATAGGTAGGAACCGATTCATCAGGAAGAAGTTACTGAAGTGCAGACCTTCCACTTTAACAACCTTAAAGATGTAAACGTCTACGTTGTTCAAGGGGGGCAATGATGAGGGACGCAAAGTCAAGAGTCGTGTAGCttcaattaaatttccttacactTTGCAACCCAATGACAGGATATGCCCTTCCTCAAGTAAATCATAGCTGCTTTCATAccttaatgtttaatttttattaaatacttgagacaggcagagtatgACATTCCTTTATCAATGGGCTCCAAagtgtaaggaaatttaattgaaGCTACACTTCTTTTGCCTTAGTTCTCCCCACCAGAAACGACAAGCAAAGAGAAACGCAGAAGAAAGAAGTTTCCAGCTGAAATGTGATGGCTTCTGCACATCGCTCAGTAAATCTAAGATCCTTAGCAaaggtcggggtggggggggaggggggaaggatgAACGTTATAAGGGAGAGATCTGGCAGAGAGAACCAGGCCAGTTAAAGAAGTGAACACGAAGTGTAAGGAAACAAATTGCTATCAGTGCCTAAGACACACCAAAGGACACATGATCCCTGGTGTGTTCTGTTGGCCCCCAAACAGTGAATCTGATAGTCAGTCTAATTATGAGAGAATACAGTGGATTTATACAAACTTCAATCACATATACTTTCAGTAGAGGCTGCTTTGAGATAAACAGGCTTGAGCACCAGGTAGTAGAGGAGTCCACAGGGACCACCTGGCTGAAGAGAGGCAGGCCCAGCAGGTGACCTGCCTCAAAATATGTAGAGGCCATAACTAACTAACAAGTGGGTACTTACACCCAGGCAGAATTACCACATGAGGGCAAATTCCATTAGGTTACCATACATACTCATCTTCCCCCTTCAAAATCAGCCCCAAGTCACTGCTCACAGCAGGAGCCTCTCATCTGCTGTCCTGGCCACCACTCCTTTGGGGTGTTTTCATAAATCTAACGTCTTATTCTGCCACAGATGAATTCTTTTCACCACTCATGTCGTTGGCTTCCACAGGATCATCGGCCCATATTTGGAAGCCCCATCTGAATGGGAGAAACACCACTTTTAGATGACTGTTTCCCTGTCCTGTCATGTCTAGTATATTTTAAAGAgtatctttttcacattttacaaagCAAGACTGCTCTCCCCCTGCTTTTTTACCTTTCCAAGTTATTCAGGCCTCATATCCATTCTCTgggtttttttgcatttattatttggtccaaaaagtttgttttattataaCAGAAAGAGAGGACCTGTGGGCACCAAGATCCACagtggggttgtgaagagtgactatGCAGCCAGGGGAGGGAAAGGCAAAAGGGAGGTCTCCAGAAGGATTCCCATATGTttaagaggactcctaagatactgGGGgccttgtatttttcattttcttcatcctaCTCTACAGAGAGGTACTAAATGGGGGAACTAAAGGGGAATGGTTCTCCTTGACTGAAATCCCACCACCAGACCCCATCAGCAACTGGAATCTTGGACTCAACACCTTCCCCTTTGGATCTGTCCTAAAGGGAATGTTTGCAATACTTGCAGGACTTTACCTCAAAATGACAAGTGTTGAAGCCCTAGTGAAAGCCTTGTTTGAGAATGTAGAGAAGATTCCTGTTTATAGGGGAGAAGAGTTCTAAGGACCTAACCTTGAGTATCGTTCCCAAGAAGGTTGTAAAACTTTGTTGAAAACATAAGGCAGAAACACCAAACACAGAGAAACCAACATTTGTGATTTCTAAATGCTTGgaattttaggggaaaaagaTGACACGGCCTCCGACCTGGAACACCAGGCTTACCTGAGAGCTGGccacttcttcttctttccccttgtCCTCTAGATTTCTTTCTCAGAAGGTATTTGTGAACAAATCACAGCTGCATCAGAAGAAAATGCCCTTAAAGGCACCAACAGAACGTCTTCACCAGAAAAGTGCTCACTGGCAGGCGGGACTTTGGAATGCAGAAGGACAAAACTTCCTGGTTTTTTGTGTCAGGAGCTTTTCAGAAACGGAGACTATGTACTTGGAGCCCAATTCTGAGTTTTTCTTCTATAGTTTCAGTGGCTTCCACTCCCACAGGCACCCGCAAATTCTGCTACAGCATAGGAACAGTGTGCTGTGCAGACCTAATCCTCCCACACTCACGTAGAGGAGTTAACTCTCCTTGAGCAAAAGCCTGCACTCAAATCTCATAAATTAAAGGGAAGCCTTGCCAACTGACTCTGGCCTCAGGGAGAATCACCTGGAGCACTTAATTAAGCGAACACTGTTGTTTCAATCCACACCAATTGACAGAATCTGAGGAGGGGGGCAACAGCAAGGGTCGGTTTTGAAACTCCACACAGGATCCCTTTGGGAACCATTTAGGGAAGTAAGGAAGGCTATGGTTATTATCCAGGTTTAAACCCATTTCTTCGCCAGTGACCAGAGTTTCTGGACATTGGAAAAAAGAGACTTACAAATTTAAGAGCCAAACACACCTTCAGCTCTTTAGCCGACCTTTCCCATGTCTCCCTAATTCCCCATGACAGGGCTCCAAGGAACCACAGGCATCTTCCTATCAACTGGCTTGGAGAAACTACTCTCTGCACTGGGAATAAAACTGTGTGTGTCCTTACAGCTGAGCTACACTTTTAGTGCTCAAACCCAGTGCTACCAGCAGCCCCTGCCTCAGAGAGCtaaaacagtttgaaaaatatgGGTCTCCCATAAATAACAATGTGTCCCTGTCTATGAATTTGTTCCTTGTGTTTAGGCCTTTTGAGCATTACACACCCATTTCTCCTTAGTTTTTCTGCCCCAATTCATTTACTGGACTgagatttctttgaaaaatgtcatgCCAGAAATTCTTTTTCCCGCAAAGGGGAAAATATCTAGATTTTGACAGTAGTTACCACATTTGAAAACAAGGGGAAATAAATGACATTTCAACGTGTTttctatgctctgtctctcatggCACTTTAGCTGAGGTTAGTGGTACTGATCAAATGATCAGTCCTATTGGAAGAGCTACCAACCTTCTTGTGAGGAAAATGTTCAGCTGATACTGGCACACTCCACAGTGCATCACTCATCAAGCTTCAAATAGATCCGTCAAAATCTCTGCCCTTAGTTAATCATTGCCCCACAAATAAGGAAACCCAACAGGGCACCAAGCACATAATAGAGGAATATAAGGCTTAGGCCCTAGATCAATGGTCATGCTCAAGCCATCTTGGGCCACAGCTGCATCAAAGGCCAGAACTTTGGACCATGGCAGCCATGGGGTCAGGGGCTGGAGAGCATGGGGTGGAGGTCCTGGAGGATAGGAGGTTCCTGGGAAGGAGAGTCCTGGCAAGGGAAGGGGATACTAGTCCCTGTATGACCCCTATTGTACCTGAGAGAAAACCCAAAGGCTGAGGATGGAAGTTTCATTAGGACCCCTGAGCAAAAAATAACATTACtatctgtctttatc
The Lynx canadensis isolate LIC74 chromosome E2, mLynCan4.pri.v2, whole genome shotgun sequence genome window above contains:
- the LOC115502197 gene encoding putative protein ZNF720, producing MHCGVCQYQLNIFLTRRNLEDKGKEEEVASSQGLLTFRDVAIELSQEEWGCLNHSQRELYRGVMLETYGHLLFLGLIVSKPDLAIVLEQEEELWGVKRKETVASHSGRWE